CCGGCCGCGGTGGACGTCGTTCATGGACCGCCCGCGGTACTCGTCAGGACCGCCGAGGGCCGCCGCGAAGAACTCGACCTGCATCCCCTTCAGGCGGGGCATGCTCGTCCCCGTGAAGAACGGGGCCAGCGCCGCATCGGCCATGACCCGTTCGTAGAAGTCGTCGACCACGGCCACCAGCGCTTCCTGGCCGCCGATCTGCTGGTAGATGCTCGTCATGTCGCCTCCCGGTCGTGGTGGTCACCGTGGAGACCAGAAAACCGCCGGGAGGTTTCTCGCGGGTAAGAACGCGATCAATCGCGCGTTAGGTGATCCTCACCGCGGGGCACGGCTCGGTGAAGCGAGTGGCACCAGCCGGTGGGCGATGGCGCCATCGCCCACCGGCTGGCGCGCGAGCGCCTCGCGCGAGAACTCCGACAACCGGAGAATTCCCATGTCCACCAAGCGTTCCGACCGCCCATCGCGCTCGCGGAACTGCGACGCCCGGATCAGATCCAGCGCCTGGTCGTCACCTGGCAGCTGAAGCAGGCTTGAAACTCGTTTCCCAGACTCGCATTGTCCACCCCCTTCCGTTTCGCGCGTGGTGCGGCCGGCGGCGAGCCGGCCGCACCACGCGCACCCCTCGGTCCGTTCGGGCTAGCGGTTGTCGCCGTCCTGCGGGATGGACGCCTGCACGGACGGGCTCACCCGGGCGATGTCGCCGCTCAGCACCCATGCGCGCTGACTGGGCGCGAAACGGGGTGAAAGCAGGCCGTCGTTGATCTCCCGGGTCACCGCGACGCGGTTGTAGGCGGTCGCGGGCAGGAACAGCCGGTCGTTGGACTGACCGCCGTCGGAGGTGTCCTCGAGGTCAGCCTCGACAGCGTCGAGGATGCCGTCGTGGTTGCCGTCGACCCGCGCGACCTCGGCCGCGTAGGCGTCGAAGATCCGCTGGCTCAGGTTGTGCTCGTACGGCTCGAAGGACGCGGTCCGCAGGTACACGTCCAG
This window of the Amycolatopsis balhimycina FH 1894 genome carries:
- a CDS encoding group I truncated hemoglobin, whose protein sequence is MTSIYQQIGGQEALVAVVDDFYERVMADAALAPFFTGTSMPRLKGMQVEFFAAALGGPDEYRGRSMNDVHRGRGIAQHHFDLVAKYLTDSLLAAGVPEETTEAIIGAIAPLSAEIVTPA